A DNA window from Ornithinimicrobium humiphilum contains the following coding sequences:
- a CDS encoding helix-turn-helix domain-containing protein, producing the protein MVLLRRELGDVLREKRQGQGRTLREVSAQASCSLGYLSEVERGEKEASSELLASICKALDVPLSEMLSDVADRVSLAEAASAQMTTVLTEGLATPISRGEVPRRTGRRTVVSAA; encoded by the coding sequence ATGGTGCTGCTGCGACGAGAGCTCGGCGACGTGCTCCGCGAGAAGCGTCAGGGCCAGGGCCGCACGCTGCGCGAGGTCAGCGCCCAGGCCTCCTGCTCCCTCGGCTACCTCTCCGAGGTGGAGCGCGGCGAGAAGGAAGCCTCCTCCGAGCTCCTCGCCTCCATCTGCAAGGCGCTCGACGTCCCGCTGTCGGAGATGCTCTCCGACGTGGCCGACCGCGTCAGCCTCGCCGAGGCCGCCTCGGCCCAGATGACCACGGTCCTCACCGAGGGCCTGGCCACCCCGATCAGCCGCGGCGAGGTGCCGCGGCGCACCGGGCGCCGCACGGTCGTCTCCGCCGCCTGA
- a CDS encoding CinA family protein, whose protein sequence is MTAAVPGTGSQDVLVLAEQVVAALVAGGRSVATAESLTGGLVAAALTEVPGASAVVRGGVVSYATEVKRDVLGVPQELLERHGTVSDECAAAMAEGVRRVLGADWGVATTGVAGPSAVEGRPVGTVHVAVAGEHGTTCAALHLHGTRTEVRRGSVAGALSLLRDSVLTADGGGRYGRDDGSDRETGRDTGHDGG, encoded by the coding sequence GTGACCGCGGCCGTGCCCGGCACCGGCTCGCAGGACGTCCTGGTCCTGGCCGAGCAGGTCGTCGCGGCGCTCGTCGCCGGCGGCCGCAGCGTGGCCACGGCCGAGTCGCTCACCGGCGGGCTCGTGGCGGCCGCGCTGACCGAGGTGCCCGGTGCCAGCGCCGTGGTGCGCGGGGGCGTCGTCTCCTACGCGACCGAGGTCAAGCGCGACGTGCTGGGCGTGCCGCAGGAGCTGCTCGAGCGGCACGGCACGGTCTCCGACGAGTGCGCCGCGGCGATGGCCGAGGGCGTGCGGCGGGTGCTGGGCGCCGACTGGGGGGTCGCGACGACCGGCGTCGCCGGGCCGTCCGCCGTGGAGGGTCGCCCCGTCGGCACCGTGCACGTGGCGGTGGCCGGGGAACACGGGACCACCTGCGCGGCGTTGCACCTCCACGGGACCCGGACCGAGGTCCGCCGGGGGAGCGTCGCGGGAGCGCTGTCCCTCCTGCGGGACTCCGTCCTCACCGCTGACGGTGGGGGACGGTACGGTAGAGATGACGGATCGGACCGGGAGACCGGCCGAGACACCGGCCACGACGGCGGTTAG
- the pgsA gene encoding CDP-diacylglycerol--glycerol-3-phosphate 3-phosphatidyltransferase, giving the protein MIGPHDPDGPDIATAPVAPQASPWNVPNALTVLRILLVPLFGWLLLSHGGEETAWRWWATVVFVVATATDWVDGYLARRDGLITDFGKLMDPIADKALMGMALIGLSLLDALPWWVTVVILVREIGITLMRFVVIRRGVIPASRGGKLKTVLQAVGLTLMIAPLGGVLGTLGLWIMYAALVVTVLTGIDYVVSAVRGGTARGTRS; this is encoded by the coding sequence GTGATCGGACCTCACGACCCCGACGGACCCGACATCGCCACCGCCCCTGTCGCGCCCCAGGCCTCGCCCTGGAACGTCCCCAACGCCCTCACCGTCCTGCGCATCCTGCTGGTGCCGCTCTTCGGCTGGCTGCTCCTCTCGCACGGCGGCGAGGAGACGGCCTGGCGCTGGTGGGCGACCGTCGTCTTCGTGGTGGCGACCGCGACGGACTGGGTGGACGGCTACCTGGCGCGCCGCGACGGGCTGATCACCGACTTCGGCAAGCTCATGGACCCGATCGCCGACAAGGCGCTCATGGGCATGGCGCTCATCGGCCTCTCCCTGCTCGACGCGCTGCCGTGGTGGGTGACCGTCGTCATCCTCGTGCGCGAGATCGGCATCACGCTGATGCGCTTCGTGGTGATCCGCCGCGGGGTCATCCCCGCCAGCCGGGGCGGCAAGCTCAAGACCGTGCTGCAGGCCGTCGGCCTCACCCTGATGATCGCGCCGCTCGGCGGCGTGCTGGGCACGCTCGGCCTGTGGATCATGTACGCCGCCCTCGTCGTGACGGTGCTCACCGGCATCGACTACGTCGTCTCGGCCGTGCGGGGCGGCACGGCCCGCGGCACGAGGTCGTGA